A window from Neobacillus sp. PS3-40 encodes these proteins:
- a CDS encoding alpha/beta-type small acid-soluble spore protein, with protein MSRRHKILVPEARAGLDTLKAKVAHVQSPDNAKFEAAEETGIPLKKGYNGQLTAHQAGKIGGRLGGSMVRELVKMAEENLRKK; from the coding sequence TTGTCCAGAAGACATAAAATTCTCGTTCCAGAAGCACGAGCAGGATTAGATACATTAAAAGCCAAAGTAGCACATGTCCAAAGCCCTGACAATGCAAAATTTGAAGCAGCTGAAGAAACAGGCATCCCACTAAAAAAAGGATACAACGGCCAGCTTACTGCCCACCAGGCAGGAAAAATAGGTGGTCGACTGGGTGGCAGCATGGTACGTGAACTTGTCAAAATGGCAGAAGAGAATTTACGTAAAAAGTAA